A single window of Methanoculleus sp. SDB DNA harbors:
- a CDS encoding MBL fold metallo-hydrolase: MQIIPSVHALRHPFKIPVAPGIALDRFVYSYVVFGETITLVDTGVAGSGALIFDAVRSAGRDPSEIALIVLTHSHPDHIGAARTIRQETQCNIAAHPAERVWIEDVARQNRERPVPGFDMLVGGPVKVDIELLDGMTIEPDGMRGEIEVIHTPGHSPGSVSLFLHDENVLCCGDAVPVRGDLPVYDDALASVRSVERLRNRAGIKVLLSAWDEPRYGGEAYRVMDEGILYLQAIHEAVLSCAGAENPEPMALARDVAAVLGLPPGAVSPLLARTFLANVRVRDKKSLIDTSL; encoded by the coding sequence ATGCAGATTATTCCGTCCGTCCATGCGCTCAGGCATCCGTTCAAAATCCCTGTCGCACCCGGCATCGCTCTCGACCGGTTCGTGTACTCATATGTCGTATTCGGCGAGACGATCACCCTCGTCGATACGGGCGTGGCCGGGTCCGGTGCGCTGATTTTCGACGCTGTCCGCTCCGCGGGGCGTGACCCGTCGGAGATTGCCCTCATCGTCCTGACGCATTCCCACCCCGATCATATCGGGGCGGCACGGACAATCCGGCAGGAAACGCAGTGCAACATTGCGGCCCATCCCGCCGAGCGGGTCTGGATCGAGGATGTGGCTCGCCAGAACCGCGAGCGACCGGTGCCGGGGTTCGACATGCTGGTCGGCGGCCCGGTAAAGGTCGATATCGAGCTTCTCGACGGCATGACCATCGAGCCCGACGGGATGCGGGGCGAGATTGAGGTTATCCACACGCCGGGCCACTCGCCCGGGTCCGTCTCGCTGTTCCTGCATGACGAAAATGTGCTCTGCTGCGGCGATGCGGTGCCGGTGCGGGGCGATCTGCCGGTGTACGACGATGCCCTCGCGTCGGTGCGGTCGGTGGAACGGCTCCGGAACCGGGCCGGTATCAAGGTGCTTTTGTCGGCATGGGACGAGCCGCGGTATGGCGGGGAGGCCTACCGGGTGATGGACGAGGGCATTCTCTACCTGCAGGCGATCCATGAGGCCGTGCTTTCCTGCGCCGGGGCGGAGAACCCGGAGCCGATGGCGCTGGCCCGGGACGTGGCGGCGGTGCTGGGATTGCCGCCCGGGGCGGTCAGTCCGCTTCTGGCGAGGACTTTTCTGGCGAATGTGCGGGTGAGGGATAAAAAGAGTCTTATTGATACCTCACTTTAA